A section of the Epinephelus moara isolate mb chromosome 3, YSFRI_EMoa_1.0, whole genome shotgun sequence genome encodes:
- the fgf13b gene encoding fibroblast growth factor 13b isoform X2 translates to MSGKTKSKEDKDHAAKEPQLKGIVTRLSSRQGFQLQMQPDGTIDGTKDEDSTYAVFNLIPVGLRVVAIQGVQTKLYLAMNNEGFLYTSEHFTPECKFKESVFENYYVTYSSMLYRQQASGRAWYLGLNKEGGIMKGNHVKKNKAAAHFIPKPLKVAMYREPSLHDLTELSRSGSGTPTKSRSASALLNGGGKSPSNNDLS, encoded by the exons agCCCCAGTTAAAGGGCATTGTGACCAGGCTTTCCAGTCGCCAGGGCTTCCAGCTGCAGATGCAGCCTGATGGCACCATTGATGGAACCAAGGATGAAGACAGCACCTATG CTGTGTTCAACCTGATCCCGGTGGGGCTCCGCGTGGTGGCCATCCAGGGCGTTCAGACCAAACTCTATCTGGCAATGAACAACGAAGGATTTCTCTACACCTCT GAACATTTTACCCCGGAGTGTAAGTTCAAGGAGTCCGTGTTTGAGAACTACTACGTCACCTACTCCTCCATGCTGTACCGGCAGCAGGCCTCAGGTCGGGCTTGGTACCTCGGGCTCAACAAGGAGGGTGGAATTATGAAGGGGAACCACGTCAAGAAGAACAAGGCCGCAGCACACTTCATACCGAAACCGCTCAAAG tggCCATGTATAGGGAGCCCTCCCTCCACGACCTGACAGAACTCTCACGGTCAGGCAGCGGCACACCGACCAAGAGTCGCAGCGCTTCGGCCCTGCTTAACGGCGGAGGGAAGTCGCCCAGCAACAATGACTTATCCTAG
- the fgf13b gene encoding fibroblast growth factor 13b isoform X3: MSFPLRRSTSEPQLKGIVTRLSSRQGFQLQMQPDGTIDGTKDEDSTYAVFNLIPVGLRVVAIQGVQTKLYLAMNNEGFLYTSEHFTPECKFKESVFENYYVTYSSMLYRQQASGRAWYLGLNKEGGIMKGNHVKKNKAAAHFIPKPLKVAMYREPSLHDLTELSRSGSGTPTKSRSASALLNGGGKSPSNNDLS, encoded by the exons ATGAGTTTCCCTCTCCGCCGATCGACCTCAG agCCCCAGTTAAAGGGCATTGTGACCAGGCTTTCCAGTCGCCAGGGCTTCCAGCTGCAGATGCAGCCTGATGGCACCATTGATGGAACCAAGGATGAAGACAGCACCTATG CTGTGTTCAACCTGATCCCGGTGGGGCTCCGCGTGGTGGCCATCCAGGGCGTTCAGACCAAACTCTATCTGGCAATGAACAACGAAGGATTTCTCTACACCTCT GAACATTTTACCCCGGAGTGTAAGTTCAAGGAGTCCGTGTTTGAGAACTACTACGTCACCTACTCCTCCATGCTGTACCGGCAGCAGGCCTCAGGTCGGGCTTGGTACCTCGGGCTCAACAAGGAGGGTGGAATTATGAAGGGGAACCACGTCAAGAAGAACAAGGCCGCAGCACACTTCATACCGAAACCGCTCAAAG tggCCATGTATAGGGAGCCCTCCCTCCACGACCTGACAGAACTCTCACGGTCAGGCAGCGGCACACCGACCAAGAGTCGCAGCGCTTCGGCCCTGCTTAACGGCGGAGGGAAGTCGCCCAGCAACAATGACTTATCCTAG
- the fgf13b gene encoding fibroblast growth factor 13b isoform X1: MSRAAAIASSLIRQKRQAREREKANACRGSGSPSNSKGTNEKPSKLNVFSRVKLFGSRKKRKRRRPPEPQLKGIVTRLSSRQGFQLQMQPDGTIDGTKDEDSTYAVFNLIPVGLRVVAIQGVQTKLYLAMNNEGFLYTSEHFTPECKFKESVFENYYVTYSSMLYRQQASGRAWYLGLNKEGGIMKGNHVKKNKAAAHFIPKPLKVAMYREPSLHDLTELSRSGSGTPTKSRSASALLNGGGKSPSNNDLS, translated from the exons ATGTCCCGGGCAGCGGCTATCGCCAGCTCCCTGATCCGCCAGAAGCGGCAGGCGAGGGAGCGGGAGAAGGCAAATGCTTGCCGCGGCAGCGGCAGCCCGAGCAACAGCAAAGGCACAAACGAGAAGCCGAGCAAGCTGAACGTGTTCTCGCGTGTCAAATTGTTTGGATCGAGGAAGAAACGGAAGAGAAGGCGACCACCAG agCCCCAGTTAAAGGGCATTGTGACCAGGCTTTCCAGTCGCCAGGGCTTCCAGCTGCAGATGCAGCCTGATGGCACCATTGATGGAACCAAGGATGAAGACAGCACCTATG CTGTGTTCAACCTGATCCCGGTGGGGCTCCGCGTGGTGGCCATCCAGGGCGTTCAGACCAAACTCTATCTGGCAATGAACAACGAAGGATTTCTCTACACCTCT GAACATTTTACCCCGGAGTGTAAGTTCAAGGAGTCCGTGTTTGAGAACTACTACGTCACCTACTCCTCCATGCTGTACCGGCAGCAGGCCTCAGGTCGGGCTTGGTACCTCGGGCTCAACAAGGAGGGTGGAATTATGAAGGGGAACCACGTCAAGAAGAACAAGGCCGCAGCACACTTCATACCGAAACCGCTCAAAG tggCCATGTATAGGGAGCCCTCCCTCCACGACCTGACAGAACTCTCACGGTCAGGCAGCGGCACACCGACCAAGAGTCGCAGCGCTTCGGCCCTGCTTAACGGCGGAGGGAAGTCGCCCAGCAACAATGACTTATCCTAG